One Pseudomonadota bacterium DNA window includes the following coding sequences:
- a CDS encoding dihydrodipicolinate synthase family protein: MGLLDFDGIIPPIATPFENDRVAHGKLVANVERWCQSGIKGLLALGSNGECVYLSEAEKLKVVETVAVSAPKDAVILAGTGCESTGETIRLTKACADHGAQAALVVTPCYYGGQMTPEVLIRHYEDLADQSPIPILLYNVEKFTHLSLNPDTVIRLSRHPNIIGIKESSGNVAQLGAYLDGTSDDFNVLVGTASALFAAISLGCRGGILALANVSPQACVDIHRLVRQGNYDDARKLQLKFLSLNKGITATYGVSGLKAAMDMLGYYGGDPRPPLMPLANKDRLVLYDIMLAAGLMPEKPVM, translated from the coding sequence ATGGGATTGCTTGATTTTGACGGCATCATTCCTCCCATTGCCACTCCCTTTGAAAATGATCGGGTAGCCCACGGAAAACTGGTGGCAAATGTTGAACGCTGGTGTCAATCCGGCATTAAAGGACTATTGGCCCTGGGTTCCAACGGCGAATGTGTTTATCTTTCTGAAGCTGAAAAGCTGAAGGTGGTTGAGACGGTTGCGGTTTCGGCGCCGAAAGATGCGGTCATTCTTGCCGGTACCGGCTGCGAGTCAACCGGAGAGACAATCCGTTTAACCAAGGCCTGTGCTGACCATGGTGCTCAGGCCGCTCTGGTGGTAACCCCCTGTTACTATGGTGGACAGATGACTCCGGAGGTTTTGATTCGCCACTATGAAGATTTGGCGGATCAGTCACCTATTCCCATTTTATTGTATAATGTGGAAAAATTTACGCATTTGAGTCTTAATCCGGATACAGTGATCCGTCTTTCCCGGCATCCGAACATTATCGGGATTAAAGAAAGTTCCGGCAATGTCGCCCAACTGGGTGCCTACCTTGATGGAACTTCTGACGATTTTAACGTGCTGGTGGGCACGGCATCGGCACTTTTTGCGGCCATTTCCCTTGGCTGTCGTGGGGGGATTCTTGCCTTGGCCAATGTGTCCCCTCAGGCCTGTGTTGATATTCACCGCTTGGTCCGCCAGGGGAATTATGATGATGCCAGAAAGTTGCAACTTAAATTTTTATCCCTTAATAAAGGGATAACCGCCACTTATGGGGTTTCCGGGCTTAAAGCGGCCATGGATATGCTCGGATATTATGGTGGTGATCCACGGCCGCCACTGATGCCTTTGGCCAACAAGGATCGTCTGGTTCTCTATGATATTATGTTGGCAGCTGGTTTGATGCCTGAGAAACCGGTCATGTAA
- a CDS encoding SagB family peptide dehydrogenase has translation MKYSALAYQQLSSYERLKMTPHALDWEHEPAVYKKYPGKKVLDIPLEVKLEPSSFFELLQQQGNQAQNLSLSLEVLGQLLLLTQMLTGRAQHANGEIWFRSIASAGALYPSELYVACPGVAGLAAGIYHYDISKPALVLIRSGNPLPEVGGDTVSSKPVLTFLISSIFFRSAWKYRDRAYRYHLLDSGHLLENLLLALRSFSSVYEVNIDFDDLRINEMLGVDPLREGCLALVKVPLRNPAGVKTVGPLASAGELPRSSQVAAREEMYAAVRDIHQASTPVMPRQECRVGDWLRYGLFDENAWKSIPAPMPANEVYRYPEVLLRRRSKRNFISRKPMSVASLSAMISLLNEGFESCSLADKGLSSGLLVGNVAEMEPGFYAVKSDSRSLALATAGNFLGHMSHVCLDQRWLAQAAVHILLFADLKEIENCAGARGYREVMLAAGRLGQRLYLGATALGLGCCGIGAFYDREAIELIGMPDQDSLLYLLAVGQVKK, from the coding sequence ATGAAATATTCAGCTCTTGCATACCAGCAGCTCAGTAGTTATGAGCGTTTGAAGATGACCCCCCATGCCCTTGACTGGGAACATGAACCGGCAGTCTATAAAAAATATCCCGGCAAAAAGGTGCTGGATATCCCTTTAGAGGTGAAATTAGAGCCGTCATCATTCTTCGAGCTGTTGCAGCAGCAGGGAAATCAGGCGCAAAATCTTTCCCTTTCCCTTGAAGTTCTGGGACAATTATTGTTGCTGACGCAAATGCTGACTGGCCGGGCTCAGCATGCCAACGGTGAAATCTGGTTTCGCAGCATTGCTTCAGCCGGAGCCCTGTATCCCTCTGAACTGTATGTTGCCTGTCCTGGTGTTGCCGGCTTAGCTGCCGGAATTTACCATTATGATATCAGCAAACCGGCGCTGGTTCTGATCAGGTCTGGAAATCCGCTGCCGGAAGTGGGCGGCGACACAGTTTCCAGTAAGCCCGTACTGACATTTTTGATCAGCTCCATCTTTTTTCGCAGTGCCTGGAAATATCGGGACCGGGCGTACCGTTATCATCTCCTGGATAGCGGGCATTTGCTGGAAAACCTGCTCCTTGCCCTGAGGTCTTTTTCTTCTGTTTATGAGGTGAATATCGATTTTGATGACCTCCGGATTAATGAAATGTTGGGGGTTGATCCCTTGCGGGAAGGCTGTCTGGCCCTGGTGAAGGTTCCCCTCAGAAATCCTGCGGGTGTGAAAACAGTTGGGCCATTGGCATCAGCTGGCGAGTTGCCCCGCAGCAGTCAGGTTGCAGCCCGGGAAGAGATGTATGCTGCTGTCAGGGATATCCATCAGGCCTCGACGCCGGTTATGCCCCGCCAGGAGTGCCGGGTCGGCGATTGGCTCCGGTATGGGTTGTTTGATGAAAATGCCTGGAAGTCTATTCCTGCCCCGATGCCGGCAAACGAAGTGTACCGTTATCCTGAGGTTTTGCTCCGGCGGCGCTCAAAGCGCAATTTTATCTCCCGTAAACCCATGTCGGTAGCCTCTTTGAGCGCCATGATTTCATTGCTGAACGAGGGGTTTGAATCATGTTCTCTCGCTGACAAAGGGTTGTCCTCCGGCCTGCTGGTGGGCAACGTTGCTGAAATGGAGCCGGGTTTTTACGCGGTAAAATCGGATTCCCGATCTCTGGCGTTGGCGACTGCGGGAAATTTTCTTGGCCATATGTCCCATGTCTGCCTGGACCAGCGCTGGCTGGCACAGGCGGCTGTCCATATCCTCCTTTTTGCCGATCTAAAGGAGATTGAAAACTGTGCCGGGGCCCGGGGGTATCGTGAGGTCATGCTGGCTGCCGGTCGCCTGGGACAGCGTCTTTACCTGGGGGCCACGGCTTTGGGGTTGGGGTGCTGCGGCATCGGTGCTTTTTATGATCGGGAGGCGATCGAGCTTATCGGGATGCCGGATCAGGACAGTCTGCTTTATCTGCTGGCCGTGGGCCAGGTTAAAAAATAA
- a CDS encoding MFS transporter, whose amino-acid sequence MVMPLGKRVLSFRWLIFLVLALAYFFVYFHRLSLSVVANDLMQDFHASAGVMGLLGSVYFYCYAVMQLPAGLLSDSLGPRKTITSFLLLAAVGSLLFGFAPNIKMAFIGRVMVGFGVSMVFIPTMKILSQWFRTREFALMAGILNAVGGLGVMAATWLLALMTRHFGWRLSFELIGALTFLLVLLIWLIVRDRPEDRGWPSLAEIDHQGEGKPPVTEKIGLLEGAKQVVTEKYFWPVAIWFFFDCGIFFGFGALWSGPYLMHVYGLSRAEAGAILSMIAWGMIFGSPLLGVLSERVLHSRKKVMMACMIVLTVEFFILFIYPVGLSRVALYVIFFLFSFCSSAVVVIGFTTTKELFPAAITGTSVGTVNLFPFLGGAVFMPLLGKVLDAYPKTAAGGYTLEAYTKLLLILAISSLVCLLCTFLMKETCQSR is encoded by the coding sequence ATGGTTATGCCCTTGGGAAAAAGGGTTCTTTCTTTTCGCTGGTTGATTTTTCTGGTTCTGGCGCTGGCCTATTTTTTTGTTTATTTTCACCGCCTTTCCCTGTCTGTGGTCGCCAATGACTTGATGCAGGATTTCCATGCCAGTGCTGGAGTTATGGGCCTGTTGGGGTCGGTTTATTTTTACTGTTACGCGGTTATGCAGCTTCCCGCCGGCTTACTTTCCGACTCCCTGGGCCCGCGTAAAACCATTACCTCCTTTTTGCTGCTGGCTGCAGTTGGCAGCCTCCTGTTCGGCTTTGCTCCGAATATCAAAATGGCTTTTATTGGCCGGGTCATGGTGGGTTTTGGGGTCTCTATGGTTTTTATTCCCACGATGAAAATTCTCTCCCAATGGTTCAGGACCCGTGAATTTGCCCTTATGGCCGGGATTCTTAATGCTGTTGGTGGTCTTGGGGTGATGGCGGCCACCTGGCTTCTCGCCCTGATGACCAGACATTTTGGCTGGCGGCTGTCTTTTGAACTTATCGGGGCACTTACTTTTCTGCTGGTTCTACTGATCTGGCTGATTGTTAGGGACCGGCCAGAAGATCGCGGCTGGCCATCCCTGGCAGAAATTGATCACCAGGGAGAGGGGAAGCCTCCGGTGACGGAGAAGATAGGCCTGCTGGAAGGTGCCAAGCAGGTGGTAACTGAGAAATATTTCTGGCCGGTAGCCATCTGGTTTTTCTTTGACTGTGGTATCTTTTTTGGTTTCGGCGCCTTGTGGAGTGGGCCTTACCTGATGCATGTTTATGGCTTGAGCCGGGCAGAAGCCGGGGCCATTCTCAGCATGATTGCCTGGGGAATGATTTTTGGCAGCCCCCTGTTGGGCGTTCTTTCGGAGCGGGTTCTTCACAGCCGGAAAAAGGTGATGATGGCCTGCATGATCGTTTTAACGGTTGAATTCTTCATTCTCTTCATTTATCCGGTCGGTCTGTCCCGAGTGGCACTCTACGTGATATTTTTCCTTTTTTCCTTCTGCTCATCGGCAGTTGTGGTCATTGGTTTTACCACCACCAAAGAGCTTTTCCCGGCTGCCATTACCGGCACGTCGGTGGGGACGGTCAATCTTTTTCCCTTTCTGGGCGGTGCCGTTTTTATGCCCTTGCTGGGAAAAGTGCTGGATGCCTACCCCAAAACCGCAGCCGGTGGCTATACTCTGGAGGCCTATACCAAGCTGCTGCTGATCCTGGCCATTTCCTCTCTTGTCTGTCTGCTTTGTACATTCCTGATGAAGGAAACCTGTCAATCACGATAA
- a CDS encoding flavodoxin domain-containing protein, which produces MANVLIVYDSLRGGTKRIADVVAQMLTASGHQVTVVKPVKVTVDDLEAADFLMFGGPTYHKDLIGPMKTFLFKVADAKLEGKPGAAFSSFGWSGESLGILEDTMKNLFKMNLVVDGLKLKQTPVMAKVKATVEPFAKQIEAAL; this is translated from the coding sequence ATGGCCAACGTGCTGATCGTTTATGATTCTCTGCGTGGCGGTACCAAGCGGATAGCAGATGTCGTGGCCCAGATGTTGACGGCGAGCGGTCATCAGGTAACGGTGGTCAAGCCGGTGAAGGTGACCGTCGACGACCTGGAAGCGGCTGATTTTCTCATGTTTGGCGGCCCCACCTATCACAAAGACCTGATAGGGCCGATGAAAACCTTTTTGTTCAAGGTTGCGGATGCCAAACTTGAAGGCAAACCGGGAGCGGCCTTTTCATCCTTCGGTTGGAGCGGCGAATCTTTGGGGATTTTGGAAGATACGATGAAAAATCTCTTCAAGATGAACTTGGTTGTTGATGGGTTGAAACTCAAACAGACGCCGGTGATGGCCAAGGTGAAAGCTACGGTTGAGCCGTTTGCCAAGCAGATTGAGGCCGCGTTGTAA
- a CDS encoding alanine--glyoxylate aminotransferase family protein: protein MENLLNGIEEVLLMGPGPSCVSEEVYEALSRKTLGHLDPYFIKIMDGIKAQLQTLLQTKNSLTIPISGTGSAGMECAFVNLVEPGDAVLVLKNGVFGVRMAEVASRLGAAVDVLEFEWGTPVLVESVQKQLEAKNYKLVAVVHAETSTGVFNPVQEIGALLSGLDALYLVDAVTSLGGMEVSMDKWSIDALYSGSQKCLSCPPGLAPVSLSPRAVDVLMNRKTKVPNWYLDLSLIVKYWEGKSRAYHHTAPVNMLYGLYQALYLIFQEGPEAVYRRHRETHEMLVAGLKSLDLEMLVEETCRLPMLNAVKIPEGADEASVRRRLLADYKIEIGAGLGPLAGQIWRIGLMGHTARPENVERLLDALREIL from the coding sequence ATGGAAAACCTTTTAAATGGAATCGAAGAAGTTTTACTCATGGGACCTGGTCCTTCCTGTGTCAGTGAGGAGGTCTATGAAGCCCTGAGCAGGAAAACGCTGGGCCATCTCGACCCCTATTTCATTAAAATTATGGATGGGATTAAAGCTCAGCTGCAGACACTGCTGCAGACTAAAAATTCCCTCACCATTCCCATTTCTGGTACCGGGTCGGCCGGGATGGAATGTGCTTTTGTGAACCTGGTGGAGCCTGGTGATGCAGTTCTGGTCCTGAAAAATGGGGTCTTTGGCGTCCGTATGGCGGAGGTAGCCTCCCGGCTGGGGGCGGCAGTGGATGTCTTGGAGTTTGAATGGGGCACTCCGGTACTTGTGGAGTCCGTTCAGAAACAGCTTGAAGCAAAAAACTATAAGCTGGTTGCCGTGGTTCACGCGGAAACTTCAACCGGGGTTTTTAATCCTGTCCAGGAAATCGGGGCGCTGCTGTCCGGCTTGGACGCTCTTTATTTGGTTGATGCGGTTACCAGTCTCGGCGGGATGGAAGTTTCCATGGATAAATGGAGCATTGACGCCCTGTACAGCGGCAGCCAGAAATGTCTTTCCTGTCCTCCAGGACTGGCTCCGGTCTCTCTTTCCCCCAGGGCGGTGGATGTGTTAATGAATCGAAAGACCAAGGTGCCTAACTGGTATCTGGATTTGAGCTTGATTGTCAAGTATTGGGAGGGGAAAAGCCGGGCTTATCACCATACAGCGCCGGTGAATATGCTTTATGGACTTTATCAGGCTCTCTATCTTATTTTTCAGGAAGGCCCGGAAGCGGTATATCGCCGTCACCGGGAAACGCATGAAATGTTGGTGGCAGGTCTGAAATCCTTGGATTTGGAAATGCTGGTGGAGGAAACTTGCCGTTTGCCCATGCTGAATGCGGTAAAAATCCCTGAAGGAGCGGATGAAGCTTCTGTGCGCCGCCGTCTGCTTGCCGATTATAAGATTGAAATTGGTGCCGGGCTGGGGCCGCTTGCCGGTCAGATTTGGCGCATCGGTTTGATGGGGCACACGGCCAGGCCGGAAAATGTGGAGCGTTTGCTTGATGCTCTCAGGGAGATCCTTTAA
- a CDS encoding ferritin family protein: MVECNKTVMDAIDLAMDAERTASRFYADAAKKVRGAKGKQMFLQLSEFEQGHYDILAELKKSLSGEGCFISYGGTSFKPIPLEGAILEVSADEKTEVSEILTLAIKNEKNAGEAYKKLAAQVDDPQGVAMFNRLAGEEADHARILQDQFYDINNKGMWTWDV, translated from the coding sequence ATGGTAGAGTGCAACAAGACAGTGATGGATGCTATTGATTTGGCTATGGATGCCGAGCGGACGGCCAGCCGATTTTATGCCGATGCCGCAAAAAAAGTCAGGGGAGCCAAAGGTAAACAGATGTTTCTGCAGTTGAGCGAGTTTGAACAGGGTCATTATGACATCCTGGCTGAACTGAAAAAAAGTTTATCTGGCGAAGGCTGCTTTATTTCCTATGGCGGGACGTCCTTTAAACCTATTCCTCTTGAGGGGGCAATTTTAGAGGTATCTGCTGATGAAAAAACAGAGGTTTCCGAGATCCTGACCTTGGCCATAAAGAATGAGAAAAATGCCGGTGAAGCTTATAAAAAATTGGCAGCTCAGGTCGATGATCCTCAAGGGGTGGCCATGTTTAATCGTCTGGCCGGTGAAGAGGCGGATCATGCCAGGATTCTTCAAGATCAGTTTTATGACATCAATAATAAGGGGATGTGGACCTGGGATGTTTAA
- a CDS encoding secondary thiamine-phosphate synthase enzyme YjbQ, producing MPLYHHDIQTQSRNELLDITGIISADLNKSGVHDGLCLVFVPHTTAAVTINENADPSVKRDILTKLASLIPQKDDYHHLEGNSDAHLKAGLLGFSETLLVQDGRLVLGTWQDVYFAEFDGPRKRSCYVKIMSD from the coding sequence ATGCCTTTATATCACCATGATATTCAGACTCAATCACGAAACGAATTATTGGATATAACCGGGATTATTTCAGCTGACCTGAATAAATCAGGGGTCCATGATGGTCTTTGTCTGGTGTTTGTGCCCCATACTACCGCCGCGGTAACCATTAATGAAAATGCTGACCCCAGTGTCAAACGGGATATCCTGACCAAACTTGCCAGCCTGATTCCTCAAAAAGATGATTATCACCATCTTGAAGGTAATTCAGACGCCCATTTGAAAGCCGGCCTGCTGGGTTTTTCCGAAACCTTGCTGGTCCAGGACGGCCGGTTGGTGTTGGGAACCTGGCAGGATGTCTATTTTGCCGAGTTTGACGGACCCCGGAAAAGAAGCTGTTACGTCAAAATAATGTCTGACTGA
- a CDS encoding rubredoxin: MEKYVCEVCGYIYDPEVGDPDNGVDAGTKFADLADDWACPLCGADKDSFSPMED; this comes from the coding sequence ATGGAAAAGTATGTATGTGAAGTATGCGGCTATATCTATGATCCGGAAGTGGGTGACCCTGACAATGGTGTTGATGCCGGGACGAAATTTGCTGATCTTGCCGATGACTGGGCTTGCCCCTTGTGTGGAGCGGATAAAGACAGCTTCAGTCCGATGGAAGACTAA